Proteins from a genomic interval of Phenylobacterium sp. LH3H17:
- a CDS encoding serine hydrolase — MREDLAKHISSGEVTGLVALVNRRGETQVEALGAMATDGAPPMARDTLFRIASITKPVTAAAAMALVDDGKLALDEPVDKWLPELAGRRVLRRLDGPLDDTVPAHRPISVRDLLTLRFGLGFIMAQDAPIQRAFAERGLAPGPDQPGFPDADAYMAAFADLPLAYQPGEAWLYHTGLDVLGVLVARVSGQSLEAHMRRRIFEPLGMKDTGFSVPADKLDRLPPCYTNDESGRTLYDAGGASSRFSRPRGFQAGGSGLVSTADDVAAFGQMMLAGGAGVLSPASVEAMTTDQLTPVQRQASEMFLDGAGWGLGMAVAAADSQTVPGGFGWDGGYGTSWRSDPKAGLVGVLLTQQLWTSPEPPRVLRDFWAAAYRGA; from the coding sequence ATGCGCGAAGACCTGGCCAAACACATTTCCAGCGGCGAGGTCACCGGACTGGTCGCGCTGGTCAACCGTCGCGGCGAGACCCAGGTCGAGGCGCTTGGTGCAATGGCGACCGACGGCGCCCCGCCCATGGCCCGCGACACGCTCTTCCGCATCGCCTCGATCACCAAGCCGGTGACCGCCGCGGCGGCCATGGCCCTGGTCGACGACGGCAAGCTGGCCCTCGACGAACCGGTCGACAAATGGTTGCCCGAACTCGCCGGACGCAGGGTGCTGAGGCGCCTGGACGGTCCGCTGGACGACACGGTTCCCGCCCACAGGCCGATCTCGGTCCGCGACCTGTTGACCCTGCGTTTCGGGCTGGGTTTCATCATGGCCCAGGACGCCCCTATCCAGCGGGCCTTCGCCGAACGCGGACTCGCGCCCGGCCCCGATCAGCCGGGCTTCCCCGACGCTGACGCCTATATGGCCGCCTTCGCGGACCTGCCTCTGGCGTATCAGCCGGGCGAGGCCTGGCTCTACCACACCGGCCTGGACGTCCTAGGCGTGCTGGTCGCGCGCGTCTCGGGCCAGTCCCTGGAGGCCCACATGCGCCGGCGCATCTTCGAGCCGCTGGGCATGAAGGACACCGGCTTCAGCGTGCCGGCCGACAAGCTCGACCGCCTGCCGCCCTGCTACACGAACGACGAGAGCGGGCGCACGCTCTACGACGCCGGCGGCGCCAGCAGCCGGTTCAGCCGCCCGCGAGGGTTCCAGGCTGGCGGCAGCGGCTTGGTCTCGACAGCCGACGATGTCGCCGCCTTCGGCCAGATGATGCTGGCCGGGGGCGCGGGGGTGCTCTCGCCAGCCTCGGTCGAGGCCATGACCACCGACCAGCTCACGCCCGTCCAGCGTCAAGCCTCGGAAATGTTCCTGGACGGCGCCGGCTGGGGGTTAGGCATGGCCGTAGCCGCCGCCGACAGCCAAACCGTCCCGGGCGGCTTCGGTTGGGACGGCGGCTACGGGACCTCTTGGCGCTCCGACCCGAAGGCCGGGCTGGTCGGCGTGCTGCTGACTCAACAGCTCTGGACCTCTCCCGAGCCGCCGCGCGTCCTGCGCGACTTCTGGGCCGCGGCCTATAGGGGCGCCTAG
- a CDS encoding prephenate/arogenate dehydrogenase family protein, with protein sequence MADVIYPKIAVIGCGLIGSSVIRAARERGVVDHVAVADASAAHRERIVELGFADMVTGDIAQAVTDADLVIFAVPVLAMGQAAQAAAAAMKPGATATDVGSVKGSVAEALAAALPANVFIIPGHPIAGTEHSGPDAGLAELFENRWVILTPQPRQDDAYLEATAKLAEFWRSLGANVDQMDDRHHDLVLAVTSHLPHLIAYNIVGTAADMEEVTQAEVMKYSAGGFRDFTRIAASDPTMWRDVFVANKDAVLEILGRFTEDLQALSRAIRWGEADKLHELFTRTREIRRGIIAAGQESPEPNFGRDRGKH encoded by the coding sequence GTGGCGGACGTGATCTATCCGAAGATTGCGGTGATCGGCTGCGGCCTGATCGGCTCGTCGGTGATCCGAGCCGCCCGGGAGCGCGGGGTGGTCGACCACGTCGCCGTCGCCGACGCCAGCGCCGCCCACCGCGAGCGCATCGTCGAACTGGGCTTCGCCGACATGGTGACGGGGGACATCGCGCAGGCGGTTACCGACGCTGACCTGGTGATCTTCGCCGTCCCGGTCCTGGCGATGGGGCAGGCCGCCCAGGCCGCCGCCGCCGCGATGAAGCCCGGCGCCACGGCCACCGACGTCGGCTCGGTAAAGGGCTCGGTCGCCGAGGCCCTGGCCGCCGCCCTGCCCGCCAACGTCTTCATCATCCCCGGCCACCCCATCGCCGGCACCGAGCATTCGGGCCCCGACGCGGGCCTGGCCGAGCTGTTCGAGAACCGATGGGTGATCCTGACCCCGCAGCCAAGACAGGACGACGCGTATCTGGAGGCCACCGCCAAGCTCGCCGAGTTCTGGCGGAGCCTGGGCGCCAATGTCGATCAGATGGACGACCGCCACCACGACCTGGTCCTGGCCGTCACCAGCCACCTGCCCCACCTGATCGCCTACAACATCGTCGGCACCGCCGCCGACATGGAGGAGGTCACCCAGGCCGAAGTGATGAAGTACTCCGCCGGCGGCTTCCGCGACTTCACCCGTATCGCGGCCTCCGACCCGACCATGTGGCGCGACGTGTTCGTGGCCAACAAGGACGCGGTGTTGGAGATCCTGGGCCGGTTCACCGAGGACCTGCAGGCCCTGTCGCGCGCCATCCGCTGGGGGGAGGCCGACAAGTTGCATGAGCTCTTTACGCGCACCCGCGAGATCCGCCGCGGCATCATCGCCGCCGGCCAGGAAAGCCCCGAGCCCAACTTCGGTCGCGACCGCGGCAAACACTAA
- a CDS encoding gamma-glutamylcyclotransferase: MSIERWVFGYGSLMWRPGFAFQERQPATLHGRRRAFCIYSVHHRGTYERPGLVLGLAPGGAVRGAAYRIAEADWPEVYAYLREREQPTETYVEGSANIRLADGRRVATLVFFSDVHHPQWAGALSLERQADLIAGARGLSGRNVDYLRDLIEHLREDGVRDHAMETLLGMVEARELAA, from the coding sequence ATGTCGATCGAGCGTTGGGTCTTCGGTTACGGATCACTGATGTGGCGGCCGGGTTTTGCGTTCCAGGAGCGCCAGCCTGCGACCCTACACGGGCGACGCCGCGCCTTCTGCATCTATTCGGTGCATCACCGGGGCACCTATGAACGTCCGGGCCTGGTCCTGGGTCTCGCGCCGGGTGGCGCGGTGCGCGGCGCGGCCTATCGGATCGCCGAGGCCGACTGGCCGGAGGTCTACGCCTATCTGCGCGAGCGCGAGCAGCCTACCGAGACCTATGTGGAGGGGAGCGCCAATATCCGCCTGGCCGACGGGCGGCGGGTGGCGACCCTGGTTTTCTTCTCCGACGTCCACCATCCGCAATGGGCCGGCGCGCTCAGCCTGGAGCGTCAGGCCGACCTGATCGCCGGCGCGAGGGGGCTGTCGGGGCGCAATGTCGACTACCTGCGCGACCTGATCGAACACCTGCGCGAGGACGGCGTGCGAGACCACGCCATGGAGACCCTGCTGGGCATGGTCGAGGCGCGCGAGCTGGCGGCCTAG
- a CDS encoding ABC transporter permease: MSEFDAERWRPAPFLPEADAKDGSLIFVVATLCFLACLTLLAVLAADRAARGWTGHLTNEATIIVRPKTNETPDGAAARAAETLAGVPGVVEARALEKEKAEALIAPWLGDAADLEDLPIPRLVSVLLDPEAPATGETLDRALKAQGLDAIVDDHSVWMKDIERAAGTARIIGGAVFALIAVAAGAVVAFATRAGLAARREVVEVLHLSGAEDGFIAGLFQVRFARMAATAGLFGAGAAAIMGAVLRFAGGGDGLTPVLPIAWIDLLAVAPAPLAAAAVAAVSARLTSLALIREMM; this comes from the coding sequence GTGAGCGAGTTTGACGCCGAACGCTGGCGCCCGGCGCCCTTCCTGCCCGAGGCCGACGCCAAGGACGGCTCGCTGATCTTCGTGGTCGCGACCCTGTGCTTCCTGGCCTGCCTGACCCTGCTGGCGGTGCTGGCCGCCGACCGCGCCGCCCGCGGCTGGACCGGCCACCTGACCAACGAGGCCACGATCATCGTCCGGCCCAAGACCAACGAGACCCCCGACGGGGCCGCGGCCCGCGCCGCCGAGACCCTTGCCGGCGTGCCCGGCGTGGTCGAGGCCCGCGCCCTGGAGAAGGAAAAGGCCGAGGCGCTCATCGCGCCCTGGCTGGGCGACGCCGCCGATTTGGAGGACCTGCCCATTCCGCGCCTGGTCTCGGTGCTGCTCGATCCCGAAGCGCCGGCCACCGGAGAGACCCTGGACCGCGCGCTGAAGGCCCAGGGGCTGGACGCCATCGTCGACGACCATTCGGTCTGGATGAAGGACATCGAACGCGCGGCCGGAACGGCGCGGATCATCGGCGGGGCGGTGTTCGCCCTGATCGCCGTGGCGGCCGGGGCCGTGGTGGCCTTCGCGACCCGGGCGGGACTGGCCGCGCGCCGCGAGGTGGTGGAGGTGCTGCACCTCTCAGGGGCCGAGGACGGGTTCATCGCCGGCCTGTTCCAGGTCCGCTTCGCGCGCATGGCCGCGACGGCGGGCTTGTTCGGAGCGGGCGCGGCGGCGATCATGGGGGCCGTGCTGCGTTTCGCGGGGGGAGGCGACGGCTTGACGCCAGTATTGCCCATCGCATGGATCGACCTGCTGGCCGTCGCGCCCGCGCCCCTGGCCGCGGCCGCCGTGGCCGCCGTCTCGGCGCGCCTGACCTCGCTCGCCCTGATCCGGGAGATGATGTGA
- the ftsE gene encoding cell division ATP-binding protein FtsE encodes MSRNTHAAGAFDADPAVVRFDDVSMRYGRAPETLKDLTFSLAPGSFHFVTGASGAGKTSLLKLIFLAARPSKGLLHLFGQDVSAIAPREQPFLRRRIGVVYQEFKLLEHLSAFDNTALPLRIAGRKPESYRQDVAELLTWVGLRSRMHAMPATLAGGEKQRLAIARAVVNRPDILLADEPTGNVDHEMGLRILRLFVELNRLGTTILIATHDQDLVAASGMPVLHLDEGRLTRLAGGSAA; translated from the coding sequence ATGTCCAGAAACACGCATGCCGCCGGCGCGTTCGACGCCGATCCCGCCGTGGTCCGCTTCGATGACGTTTCGATGCGATATGGCCGTGCCCCCGAGACGCTGAAGGACCTTACCTTCTCATTGGCGCCCGGGTCTTTCCATTTCGTCACTGGCGCCTCCGGGGCGGGCAAGACCTCGCTGCTCAAGCTTATCTTCCTGGCGGCCCGGCCCTCGAAGGGACTGCTGCACCTGTTCGGCCAGGACGTATCGGCCATCGCGCCCCGCGAGCAGCCGTTCCTGCGCCGGCGGATCGGGGTGGTCTACCAGGAGTTCAAGCTGCTGGAGCACCTGTCGGCCTTCGACAACACCGCCCTGCCGCTGCGCATCGCCGGCCGTAAGCCCGAAAGCTATCGCCAGGACGTGGCCGAACTGCTGACCTGGGTAGGCCTGCGCTCGCGCATGCACGCCATGCCCGCGACCCTGGCCGGGGGCGAGAAGCAGCGGCTCGCTATCGCCCGCGCGGTGGTCAACCGCCCCGACATCCTGCTGGCCGACGAACCCACCGGCAATGTCGATCATGAGATGGGCCTGCGCATCCTGCGGCTGTTCGTCGAGCTGAACCGCCTGGGGACCACCATCCTCATCGCCACCCACGACCAGGACCTGGTGGCCGCGTCCGGCATGCCGGTGCTTCACCTGGACGAAGGACGCCTGACCCGGCTCGCGGGCGGGAGTGCGGCGTGA
- a CDS encoding chorismate mutase has translation MADADPKPAAPSLDVVRARIDAIDAALLALVDERASLAVQVAAAKAAAGDGDKFGLRPGRETQLLRKLLATPRDAARPSLVVRIWRELIGDSLSRQGPFHLAVWGGRDPSRIVEAARLRFGAAPLLKVAGKAEDALAAARSQGGVAILALAGDAPWWGRLLAEPKLKVFAALPCLMAWGPQSSLAVAEVEVEPTGDDRTFWVTDAPGSSAAIEDALGRDGVAGDLIAEVGGLKLFALMGFYQADDERLARAPGRLSGVIGAAPAPFDV, from the coding sequence ATGGCCGACGCCGATCCCAAGCCCGCTGCGCCGTCGCTGGACGTTGTCCGCGCGCGCATCGACGCGATCGACGCCGCCCTGCTGGCCCTAGTCGACGAGCGCGCCTCCCTGGCCGTCCAGGTAGCCGCCGCCAAGGCCGCCGCCGGCGATGGTGACAAGTTCGGACTGCGCCCCGGCCGCGAGACCCAATTGCTGCGCAAGTTGCTGGCCACTCCGCGCGACGCCGCCCGGCCCAGCCTGGTGGTGCGCATCTGGCGCGAACTGATCGGCGACAGCCTCTCACGCCAGGGACCGTTCCACCTCGCGGTGTGGGGCGGGCGCGATCCCTCCCGCATCGTCGAGGCCGCCCGCCTTCGGTTCGGCGCGGCGCCGCTGCTCAAGGTGGCGGGCAAGGCCGAGGACGCCCTGGCCGCGGCCCGCTCCCAGGGCGGCGTGGCCATCCTGGCCCTGGCCGGGGACGCGCCCTGGTGGGGTCGCCTGCTGGCCGAACCGAAACTGAAGGTGTTCGCGGCCCTCCCCTGCCTGATGGCCTGGGGCCCGCAATCGAGCCTGGCGGTCGCCGAGGTGGAGGTCGAGCCCACCGGCGACGACCGCACCTTCTGGGTCACCGACGCGCCCGGAAGCAGCGCCGCGATCGAGGACGCCCTGGGCCGCGACGGGGTGGCCGGCGACCTGATCGCCGAGGTCGGCGGCCTAAAGCTCTTCGCCCTGATGGGCTTCTATCAGGCGGACGACGAACGCCTGGCCCGGGCGCCGGGCCGACTTTCCGGAGTCATCGGGGCTGCGCCTGCGCCCTTCGACGTGTAA
- the hisC gene encoding histidinol-phosphate transaminase, which produces MSDIVIDRAAAPRPTPKPGILDIAPYVPGKSKVDGVEHPLKLSANENILGSSPKAREAFTSVFDQLHMYPDGRAPVLRDALCETYGLEPERLLFGCGSDEIFQLLNQTFLEPGDNIVQGEFGFGAYGIGARACQAEVRTAREPNYTIDVDELLKQVDSRTRLVFVANPANPTGTWIPGSEVRRLHAGLPPSVVLVLDGAYAEFATDPAFEDGMNMVREFDNVVVTRTFSKLHGLAALRVGWAYMPPEMAAAVDRIRLPFNVNIPAQLAAVAALGDVEFQERSLALVERWRPYLMQQLGGLGLEPVPSAANFVLVGFPKTPGKTAKEAEGFLASRGLIVRGVGGYGLPDHLRITIGLEEHNRAVVEALSDFMKG; this is translated from the coding sequence ATGTCCGACATCGTCATCGACCGCGCCGCCGCGCCCCGGCCCACGCCCAAGCCCGGCATCCTCGACATCGCCCCCTATGTGCCGGGCAAGTCGAAGGTCGACGGCGTCGAGCATCCCCTCAAACTGTCGGCCAACGAGAACATCCTGGGCTCCAGCCCCAAGGCCCGAGAAGCCTTCACCTCGGTGTTCGACCAGCTGCACATGTATCCGGACGGACGCGCGCCGGTCCTGCGTGACGCCCTCTGCGAGACCTACGGCCTGGAGCCGGAGCGGCTGCTGTTCGGCTGCGGCTCGGACGAGATCTTCCAGCTCCTGAACCAGACCTTCCTCGAGCCCGGCGACAACATCGTCCAGGGCGAGTTCGGCTTCGGCGCCTACGGCATCGGCGCCCGGGCCTGCCAGGCAGAAGTGCGCACCGCCCGCGAGCCCAATTACACCATCGATGTCGACGAACTGCTGAAGCAGGTCGACAGCCGCACCCGGCTGGTGTTCGTGGCCAATCCGGCCAATCCCACCGGCACCTGGATCCCCGGCTCGGAGGTCCGCCGCTTGCACGCGGGCCTGCCGCCCAGTGTGGTGTTGGTGCTGGACGGCGCCTATGCCGAGTTCGCCACCGACCCGGCCTTCGAGGACGGGATGAACATGGTGCGCGAGTTCGACAATGTCGTGGTCACGCGCACCTTCTCCAAGCTGCACGGCCTGGCCGCCCTGCGCGTGGGCTGGGCCTACATGCCGCCGGAGATGGCGGCGGCCGTCGACCGCATCCGCCTGCCGTTCAACGTCAACATCCCGGCCCAGCTCGCGGCCGTGGCGGCCCTGGGCGACGTCGAGTTCCAGGAACGCTCGCTGGCGCTGGTCGAGCGCTGGCGGCCCTACCTCATGCAGCAGCTTGGCGGCCTTGGCCTCGAGCCCGTGCCCTCGGCGGCGAACTTCGTGCTGGTGGGCTTCCCCAAGACCCCGGGCAAGACCGCCAAGGAGGCCGAGGGCTTCCTCGCCTCGCGCGGACTGATCGTCCGGGGTGTCGGCGGCTACGGCCTGCCCGACCATTTGCGGATCACCATCGGCCTGGAAGAGCACAACCGCGCCGTGGTCGAGGCGCTGTCCGACTTCATGAAGGGTTGA
- a CDS encoding DUF3426 domain-containing protein, with protein MILTCPECATSYFVDDSKIPEAGRIVKCASCGARWTARPEPAALDLEVTGDEGAIAREPAEQAISDEIPISELPGEVLPKVFRAKADTERRIREAAATGIIWAGLAAALLVLLAVAFVFRVDVVRIWPRTASAYAFVGQPVNSLGLVIEGVRFEPSLQEGHAALSVSGMIRNIQEEPVISPPMRISLLDEHGKAVVTKIARPADAKIPPGETRHFAIALLDPPVTARVLEVAFAPPEPLKKVKVNQGDPPKASAAQGAPALRHAANPPAVTRSLTPAPVEAQPLPPGTPDALQAHE; from the coding sequence ATGATACTGACCTGTCCAGAGTGCGCCACCAGCTATTTCGTGGATGATTCCAAGATCCCCGAAGCCGGTCGCATCGTGAAGTGCGCCAGCTGCGGCGCGCGCTGGACCGCGCGCCCGGAGCCGGCGGCGCTCGACCTGGAAGTCACCGGCGACGAGGGCGCGATCGCCCGCGAACCGGCCGAGCAGGCGATCTCGGACGAGATCCCGATCAGCGAGCTGCCGGGCGAGGTCCTGCCCAAGGTGTTCCGCGCCAAGGCCGACACCGAGCGCCGGATTCGCGAGGCCGCCGCCACGGGGATCATCTGGGCGGGCCTGGCCGCGGCGCTGCTGGTGCTGTTAGCCGTCGCCTTCGTGTTCCGGGTCGACGTGGTGCGCATCTGGCCGCGGACGGCCAGCGCCTACGCGTTCGTCGGCCAGCCGGTGAACAGTCTCGGCCTGGTGATCGAGGGCGTGCGGTTCGAGCCCTCCCTGCAGGAGGGCCATGCGGCGCTGTCGGTCTCGGGCATGATCCGCAACATCCAGGAAGAGCCGGTGATTTCGCCCCCCATGCGCATCAGCCTGCTGGATGAGCACGGCAAGGCGGTGGTCACCAAGATCGCCCGTCCCGCAGACGCCAAGATCCCGCCCGGCGAGACCCGTCATTTCGCCATCGCCCTGCTGGACCCGCCGGTCACGGCTCGTGTCCTGGAGGTCGCCTTCGCGCCGCCCGAACCGCTCAAGAAGGTGAAGGTCAACCAGGGCGATCCCCCGAAGGCGTCGGCCGCTCAGGGTGCGCCTGCCCTGCGTCACGCCGCCAACCCGCCGGCGGTGACCCGGAGCCTGACGCCCGCTCCGGTGGAGGCCCAGCCCCTGCCGCCCGGCACTCCGGACGCCTTGCAAGCCCATGAGTGA
- a CDS encoding YdcF family protein — protein sequence MKPLAALLVLALIWAVGLFAFTERVARSTPAREPARADGVVALTGAGSNERIGAAMELLQDGKAKRMLVSGVSRQASREDIRTVSRAVRRLYDCCVDLGFNAADTVGNARETQEWARSLRYDSLIVVTADYHMPRAMLELRGAMPDTQLTAYPVATSVVDAHRWRRTSGGVRLMVGEYTKYLAILGREAILGLGDKPAAGPNKG from the coding sequence GTGAAGCCGCTGGCCGCCCTCCTGGTGCTGGCGCTCATCTGGGCGGTGGGCCTGTTCGCCTTCACCGAGCGGGTGGCGCGCTCGACGCCGGCCCGCGAGCCCGCGCGCGCCGACGGGGTGGTGGCCCTGACCGGCGCCGGATCCAACGAGCGGATCGGGGCGGCCATGGAGCTGCTTCAGGACGGCAAGGCCAAGCGCATGCTGGTGTCCGGCGTCAGCCGCCAGGCCAGCCGCGAGGACATCCGCACCGTCAGCCGCGCCGTGCGGCGGCTGTACGATTGCTGCGTCGACCTGGGCTTCAACGCCGCCGACACGGTTGGCAACGCGCGGGAAACCCAGGAATGGGCCCGCTCGCTGCGCTATGACAGCCTGATCGTGGTCACCGCCGACTACCACATGCCGCGCGCCATGCTGGAGCTGCGCGGCGCCATGCCCGACACCCAGCTCACCGCCTACCCGGTCGCCACCTCGGTCGTCGACGCCCATCGCTGGCGGCGAACCTCAGGCGGCGTGCGCCTGATGGTGGGGGAATATACCAAGTACCTGGCGATCCTGGGCCGCGAGGCGATCCTGGGACTGGGCGACAAGCCCGCCGCCGGGCCGAACAAAGGCTGA
- a CDS encoding 1-acyl-sn-glycerol-3-phosphate acyltransferase: protein MIALRSFVFVALFYLWSVFVAVGLSPALLGPRSWTMALIGMWGRGVVWLLEVCCDIKVEVRGKQHMPTGAALVAPKHQCMFDVFAQFAWLPHACFVMKKELTWIPFFSWFAARARMIVVDREGHSTALRKLIRDANDRFADKRQLIIFPEGTRVDPGQKADYKPGIAALYREINVPVVPVATNSGVHWPRHGFTRKPGTIVFEYLEPIAPGLKRAEFMRLLEERIETASAKLLDL from the coding sequence TTGATCGCTCTGCGCTCCTTCGTCTTCGTGGCCCTGTTCTATCTGTGGTCCGTCTTCGTGGCGGTGGGCCTGTCGCCGGCCCTGCTGGGCCCACGTTCCTGGACCATGGCGCTGATCGGCATGTGGGGCAGGGGCGTCGTCTGGCTGCTGGAAGTCTGCTGCGACATCAAGGTCGAGGTGCGCGGCAAGCAGCACATGCCGACCGGCGCGGCCCTGGTGGCGCCCAAGCACCAATGCATGTTCGACGTCTTCGCCCAGTTCGCCTGGCTGCCCCACGCCTGCTTCGTGATGAAGAAGGAGCTGACCTGGATACCGTTCTTCTCCTGGTTCGCCGCCCGGGCGCGGATGATCGTCGTGGACCGCGAAGGCCATTCCACGGCGCTGCGCAAGCTGATCCGCGACGCCAACGACCGCTTCGCCGACAAGCGCCAGCTGATCATCTTCCCCGAAGGGACCCGCGTCGATCCGGGCCAGAAGGCCGACTACAAGCCGGGCATCGCCGCCCTCTATCGAGAGATCAATGTGCCGGTGGTGCCGGTGGCGACCAATTCCGGCGTCCACTGGCCCAGGCACGGCTTCACGCGCAAGCCGGGGACCATCGTCTTCGAATATCTCGAACCCATCGCGCCCGGCCTGAAGCGCGCGGAGTTCATGCGCCTGCTGGAAGAGCGGATCGAGACGGCCTCGGCCAAGCTGCTGGACCTCTAG
- a CDS encoding DUF2125 domain-containing protein has translation MGLYLPFIVAVVAAVVWSGFWLYLHRETRLRMDAGAESLRSAGYQVAWKERRITGYPFRLNVSLLDASIREPSGWALAAPRLETQAYIHGLGTWVLATPEGFTFVRPIGGPVAVKGEVLHASLSQLDNTPPNFSFEGRKLTFSPGPGAQPFALSAAEKVETHLRAGPDDQAAVLFRVDNGAARLSGLFARIAGDKPVSMVWDSTLSKISAFKGSDWPAAVKSWGAAGGSMTVRQAGLTAGSAVVGSQSGTLGVGYDGRLSGSLQVTLREAPQALSAMAQTGVIRPEAALAAAAVTAARQGSGDVAQATITFQAGQTTLGPVAIGPAPRVY, from the coding sequence ATGGGCCTCTATCTCCCGTTCATCGTGGCCGTGGTGGCCGCGGTGGTCTGGAGCGGCTTCTGGCTCTACCTGCATCGCGAGACGCGGTTGCGGATGGACGCCGGCGCCGAGAGCCTGCGCAGCGCGGGCTATCAGGTCGCCTGGAAAGAACGGCGAATCACCGGCTATCCGTTCCGGCTCAACGTCAGCCTGCTGGACGCCAGCATCCGTGAGCCGTCCGGCTGGGCGCTCGCCGCGCCGCGCCTGGAGACTCAGGCCTATATCCACGGTCTTGGAACCTGGGTGCTGGCCACGCCGGAGGGCTTCACCTTCGTCCGCCCGATCGGCGGGCCGGTGGCGGTGAAGGGCGAGGTGCTGCACGCCAGCCTATCCCAGCTCGACAACACCCCGCCCAACTTCTCCTTCGAGGGCCGCAAGCTCACCTTCTCGCCGGGTCCGGGCGCCCAGCCCTTCGCCCTGAGCGCCGCCGAGAAGGTCGAGACCCACTTGCGCGCCGGCCCCGACGACCAGGCCGCGGTGCTGTTTCGGGTCGACAATGGCGCCGCCCGGCTCTCGGGCCTGTTCGCGCGGATCGCCGGCGACAAGCCGGTCTCCATGGTCTGGGACTCCACCCTCTCAAAGATCAGCGCCTTCAAGGGCTCGGATTGGCCCGCGGCGGTGAAATCCTGGGGCGCGGCCGGCGGGAGCATGACGGTGCGCCAGGCGGGCCTAACGGCGGGATCGGCGGTGGTCGGCTCCCAATCCGGAACCCTTGGGGTCGGCTATGACGGGCGGCTGTCCGGTTCCCTTCAGGTCACCCTGCGCGAGGCGCCCCAGGCCCTGTCGGCCATGGCCCAGACCGGCGTGATCCGCCCCGAGGCGGCGCTCGCGGCGGCCGCCGTCACCGCGGCGCGCCAGGGCTCGGGCGACGTCGCCCAGGCGACGATCACCTTCCAGGCCGGCCAGACCACCCTGGGCCCGGTGGCGATCGGCCCGGCGCCGCGCGTCTACTGA
- a CDS encoding Xaa-Pro peptidase family protein yields the protein MRADRRQLLSLAGGAGLALATGLPSLAQDLTQMTGGVMPISKAERLSRMAKAQDLMRAQGLSALVVEPGAALTYFTGVRWNRSERVTAAIIPVEGETLIVTPHFEEPSVRETLAVPGEVRVWQEDENPAAVAAAWLKERKLAAGRIGVEETVRFFVSDGLARLLPDATIVSGAPIVRGCRMIKSPAEIALMQMASDITIAAYRHTWPKIERGMTPGDIGGIMNRATAALGGRPEFALILLGEASAYPHGSDKPQMVRGGQVVLMDCGCTVEGYQSDISRTFVFGEPTRKQRLVWDQVHRGQQIAFETAQVGVAAGAVDDAVRAYYEPLGYGPRYRLPGLSHRTGHGIGLDGHEPVNFVHGEATRLAPGMCLSDEPGLYIPGEFGVRLEDCLHMTPGGPEWFSVPPPSLDKPFG from the coding sequence GTGCGCGCAGATCGCAGACAGTTGCTGAGCCTGGCCGGCGGCGCCGGACTGGCCCTTGCCACGGGTCTCCCGAGCTTGGCCCAGGATCTAACGCAGATGACCGGTGGGGTCATGCCCATCTCGAAGGCCGAGCGCCTGTCGCGGATGGCCAAGGCGCAGGACCTTATGAGGGCCCAGGGGTTGTCAGCCCTGGTCGTCGAGCCCGGCGCCGCCCTGACCTACTTCACCGGCGTGCGCTGGAACCGCAGCGAGCGGGTCACCGCCGCGATCATCCCGGTCGAGGGCGAGACCCTGATCGTCACGCCGCACTTCGAGGAGCCCTCGGTGCGCGAGACCCTGGCCGTGCCCGGAGAGGTCCGCGTCTGGCAGGAGGACGAGAACCCCGCCGCCGTGGCCGCCGCCTGGCTGAAGGAACGCAAGCTCGCCGCCGGCAGGATCGGGGTCGAGGAGACGGTGCGGTTCTTCGTCAGTGACGGCCTGGCGCGCCTGCTGCCCGACGCGACGATCGTCTCGGGCGCGCCCATCGTGCGCGGCTGCCGGATGATCAAGTCGCCCGCCGAGATCGCCCTGATGCAGATGGCCAGCGACATCACCATCGCCGCCTACCGCCACACATGGCCCAAGATCGAGAGGGGCATGACGCCCGGCGACATCGGCGGAATCATGAACCGTGCGACCGCCGCGCTTGGCGGCCGGCCGGAGTTCGCCCTGATCTTGCTGGGCGAGGCCAGCGCCTATCCCCACGGGTCGGACAAGCCGCAGATGGTGCGCGGCGGCCAGGTGGTGCTGATGGACTGCGGCTGCACGGTGGAGGGGTACCAGTCAGACATCTCGCGGACCTTCGTGTTCGGCGAGCCGACGAGGAAGCAGCGGCTGGTCTGGGACCAGGTCCACCGCGGCCAGCAGATCGCCTTCGAGACCGCCCAGGTGGGGGTGGCCGCCGGCGCTGTCGACGACGCGGTGCGCGCCTATTACGAGCCGCTGGGCTACGGGCCGCGCTACCGGCTCCCGGGCCTGTCGCATCGCACGGGCCACGGCATCGGCCTCGACGGCCACGAGCCGGTGAACTTCGTGCATGGCGAGGCGACCAGGCTGGCCCCGGGCATGTGCCTCTCCGACGAACCCGGCCTCTATATCCCCGGTGAGTTCGGGGTGCGGCTGGAGGATTGCCTGCACATGACGCCCGGCGGGCCGGAGTGGTTCTCCGTCCCGCCGCCGTCGCTGGACAAGCCGTTCGGCTAA